Within the Bacillus sp. DX3.1 genome, the region ATGAGACTAGAAAATGCCACAAAGCAAATTGTATCATGGCATCAAGGTGTTGAGGTGTTGCCATTGGATCGACATGAGGTTGAGCGCTATGAAGAACCGGATTTCAACGCTACAACGCTACAGACGATGATTCAAGATCAAAAAGAAGTCATTGAAAAACAAAATAGGTTGCTCCAGGAATTAACCAAACGACTAACTGAGCAAGACCAGCGATTCATACAAAGAGAATCAGAGTTATTGAGCGCTATACAAGCGATACAGGAATCCCAGGCACTTATAGCGACGAATACTAGCGAAGATATGGCGAAGAACCAGGGCCGTGATGAGATGCTCATGCAAACAATAAGGGAAGTCCAGGAAGTTAAGAAGATGATTTCAGCAAGTAAAGATAAGAAATGGTATGAGTTTTGGAAATAATCTTTTGAAATTTGATTAATTATCTCCCTTTATCTCTAAAAATACAGGAAAATAAATCCAATACTAATGGTATAATTTTTAATGTTATATGGGGAAAGAGAACATGGTTTAAATTAAGATTATGTTTGAAGAACTAGAATTGGTTGCTAAAAAGCAGGATAGTTTAAGAGAGAGTGTTGAGTTGGGGATGATAAATTGAAAAATAATAAATCAAATAGGACTTTAAGGGTTGGAACTAATATCGTACTTATTTTATTAATTTTAGGTGCATTCCAAATGTTTTTTGATGAAAATTATACAAATGACCACTTTGGTGGGCTATTTTTGATAGCTTTTTGGATGGTTAGAAGTATTTATGGTTTTACCATAAGTTTA harbors:
- a CDS encoding DUF3967 domain-containing protein, producing MKTFYSPSDVAEQLGIQSSTLRKYADVLEKEGYTFIKNERGHRKYRESDVMVFRKVINLKNDTDMRLENATKQIVSWHQGVEVLPLDRHEVERYEEPDFNATTLQTMIQDQKEVIEKQNRLLQELTKRLTEQDQRFIQRESELLSAIQAIQESQALIATNTSEDMAKNQGRDEMLMQTIREVQEVKKMISASKDKKWYEFWK